The nucleotide window TTGTCTCTCATAGTTTAGGACACAGTCTGTGTATAGTAACTGCTTTTATGGATACTTACGGAATGATGAGTGTAGGGGAAAGAAATGAATTTTTGGCTGTAGCTTTCCAGAAAGCTTTCTTGAAGGACATGGAATTTGAGCTGGACATGTAAGGATGGATAGAACTTCAAGAGAGAGATATTCCAGGTCCAGAAAATGGTTCGATCAGGGATGTGGAAGTAGGAGCCTGCATAAGATATTGAAATTGTCAAGGACCTGTGTAGCTGCAGCATAGGATGGAGGGGTGGCCAGGAGATGCTAGGAGGGGAGTCAGAAAGAACATTCAAGGTTTCACTGATGTGTATCCCAGCAAGTAGAATCAGTAGGACTTTAAAACCTTTTGTTAGAGAGATTTCCAAACATATGCAAAAAAAGACAATAGGAGAATGAACCCCCATTATCCCATCACACAGCTTAAATAATTCTCAACATATGGCTAAACATTTTGTTTCATCTATACCTCtacctgccctccctcccactgaacCCACCtgcctacacacacatacacacacacacacacacacgattattttaaagcaagttCTGGATATCACTTCAACTAGGTTTAATGACTGAAGTTCAGGATGACTTTCAGAGTATGAGCCTTAGCTACTTGGTTTGACCATTATTAACTGATGTCAGAGATACAGAAGTAGGCTTGGGGGTAAGGAAATTGCTGAATCTAGTTTTGGACATGTAGAGTTTGAGGTGCCTTTGGGACATCCAGCTGGAGCTGCCTAGCTAGCTGTTGTGTTGGTAGGTCTGGAGATCAGACAGGCAGTTGAAACTCAAGGGCTTGGCTATAGGAGGAGGAAGCCTTGGGAGAAATGAGCACATATATCATCGGAGCCTGGTAAGCACCAGGGGCTGCCTTCCCTTCCATGAGCATTTAGTTTGCCCATGCTCTGGGAAAGTCTTTAAGGGAATAAAACCCAGAAGGCTATTCCTTATGTATATAGAAGGTTTAAGAATATGTATTTAATCTCATTTATTTGCACATAATCTGTCTTAGGGGAGGACACTATAGAAAATCTATTGGCGATTCTAAAAATGGATTACGGCAATGACTAAGAACATTTATTGGTTTATGTTTCTGTGGTATGTTTTATCTTTGTCAAATGTTAACACCAAGAAATATGGAAGAGATAATATCCAGTGATTTCCAGATGTCACAATCTGCCCTTGCTTTTTACAGAGATAGACTCTCTGCTAGTGACATGCTTCAAGTCCGGAAAGTAATGGAACACGTCTATGAGAAAATCATCAACTTGGATAATGAGTCTCAAACCACTAGCTCTTCTAATAATGAAAAACCAGGagaacaggaaaaagaagaggatatTGCTGTGTTGGCAGAGGAGAAAATTGAACTTTTGTGCCAGGACCAGGtaagtggacttgaggacacagcccCATTTTTTCCAGTGCTGGTGCTCAGAATTTCATCATGTGGTGGGATTGTAGTTTCCAAGTCTGTTGCCTTTGGGGGGCTTTTGCTTTTAGGAGCACTGGGTCTCTCCCACCTATTTGTGAGGCCCCTTCTGAAGGGCTCTATAGCCCACCTTAAAGCTTCCATTTATCCCTGGGGCAGTTTTCAGGAAAGGGACATGGAGACTTAAATGCACACACAGACAAATGTGGATGTGctggtggctttttttttctgacaagaAAGATACAtgctcgtcttttttttttttttttttccggtacgcgagcctctcagtgttgtggcctctcccgttgcggagcacaggctccggacgcgcaggcccagcggccatggctcacgggcccagccgctccgcggcatgtgggatcttcccggaccggagcacgaacccgtgtcccctgcatcggcaggcggactctcaaccactgcgccaccagggatgccccatgCTCGTCTTTATTTGCAGGGCAGCATCTGCCACGTTAGTTTAAGATTTGAAGTGGAGGTGGGTGGAGCATTGGTGGAGATGTTGTAAATGAAGATACACTCAAGGTATTTCTTCAGAGGAATGACTGAACATGTCCTGTCTGGCCTAGCCACACAAGCTGCACATCTTACTATGCCCAGATCCGTGCCTGCTTGCAAAGCAGCTGTGTCAGCAAGAACAGGCCACCAGGCATGGGCAAGGAGAGTCCCAGAGTTAACGATAAAAGCCTTAGATATACCTTTTTTATTACTCATTTTTTGCTATTCAGGTTTTGGATCCAAATATGGACCTTCGAACAGTGAAACACTTCATATGGAAGAGTGGTGGTGACCTCACCCTCCATTACCGTCAGAAGTCCACGTGAAGGGTGGGCGAACGCTCCTGGGTATTCATTTACTGACCTTCCTCTATGGCCCCAAGAGTAGTGCTAGGAAGCCCACTGAGCCCCAACGGGAACAAGACTTCTAACGGCCGATTTGGTATGGACTGAGATTCTCTTTCAATTGAAGTGACTAATCGAGATGTAATATAGAAACCAGTCTCCATGTGTAGATTAAGCTGTCCCCAGGAAGGCAGAGTGCCAGAGCAGAAGAGCCCCGATCAGACTGTGTCTTCCGAGGTATACAGAGAACTAACGACAGGCCAGCGCAGACTTTGCTTCCTCCTTTTGTTTCAGAGGACCCTATCTTGATCTGTTAGCACTTGTTAGAAACACATTGGTAGGGCCACATCTGTCACTGTGTTTCAACTCCAAACCCACACTCTTGAGCTTTGCTAAGAGTACATTCCACTCATGCAGTACCTATGAAGGCTTTTTCCaagtttgtcatttaaaaaaaaaaaaaagttgttttcacCATTTAAGACAGTTACTTTTAATAGGAATTTGCTGCTGCACAATTCGAGAGCCAGCCCATTtcataataaatgattattgttgGGCTTGTTTTTAATATTGCATCTCAGATGTGTTCTTGCAGGAAGATCTGTTGAAATTCCAGGTGCTGGATCACAGCACTGGGACTGCCAGCCTAGAGTACGCCCAGCCTGTGCCCAGCGGTGATACCCCCACGGTGCCCGGACTGTTTGGCGGCCACAGGGAGGTGCAGCTCTCTTACTCCTTCCTCCACTGTGTCGTTTTATTTATGGGCAAAGCCAGGTGACACCACAGGTTCTTGCTCTGGGTGAGCAGCGTGACACCATCAAAACTTAAGACTGTGATGagattttaacttcatttaaatgCTACCTAATATTTATGGTGTCAGAGTAAAAGGGTATCATAGTGAGTTAATATGATATTCACATCCTGGAAgtatacatgtttgttttttccagttttatatgcaggtttttgttgttgttgtacctGTATCCAGATTTCTTTTCACTGTTCTTTCTAACAATCTAAAGCTTTCATAGAATCATTTGGATCTTGTACAGAATATAACTTATTGGGGATAAATACTTCAACTTTtggcagaaaaaaatactttggatTCTCCCCAAGGTCATTTGTATTTGGAATAGAACAATGGTCCACCCCCATAAAACTACGTAAGACAAGCCTCCTGGATGAAGCCAGAAGCACAAGTGCCTTCAGAGGGCAGTTTATTCCAGTCCAGTTGCCTCCCCAGCATGGCCCGTCCCCACAACAGCAGGGACTGcggaggggatggggaaggttttttcttttctacgcCTTCACAGGTTCAGCTGGAGGCAGCTGGTGGCCTGAGTCCAGACCTCACTATCTGAGATATTCCAACTGGCACAACCGTAGAGGCAGGGTTTCCTCACTGCTCGTCAGCCTCCTTTGGAAAGTGGGCTGGTCACTGACGCCACACTTTGAAGAGTGCGCAAAGACATGCCACATCTCCAGTGAGCCTGTCTCCCTTATGCAGAGAGCAACcggctgtttttaaaaatcctttctatCTGTTGAATACAACAGTGCACTTTTGGTGCACATTTTTTAGCAATAGTTGTGAATtaatggcaaaaacaaaacaaaaaaactcatttACCAGCCCTCAGTTGTGTTTGCACGAGGGGCCCTTGGGCTGAAGGAATGGGCCTCGCTGGGCCATGCTGCCCTGAGTGCCGAGCCTCGAGGGGCGGCTGTGCTCCCTTCCTGTCATAGATCTCACCCCCAGCatggttgtgggtttttttgttgttccagTCAAACCAGTAATAGTTTCCAGAAAATCTTGACAGTCTGCAATGCCAAAAGGGTAAAAATCTGTATTTCACAGTTGTATAGAATAAAGGCTTTAGTTACAATATTTCAAAGTGTaagtatacatttattttcacttgtcattttccttcatagcagattacagagaaaggaagaaacttCTGGTTTTCTGTTTACCGTGGAAATAATTAGCATTGCTATCCATTTTATCCCCCAATTTAAGGAGGGGAGTGTGTGAAAGTGAGGGAGGGAAGAACCAGGTCCCTTGGGTGAGGGTGACTCTGGGTCGGACTGCCAGGCTACAGTGAAGGGAAGCTGGCCTCAGAACAGGCCCATGGTGATTCTTTTCTACTGCCTGGATTGCTGCACTGggctcccagacagtccaggaaCCAGGCTCCAGCACTGGCTTTGGACACAATGCCTCCCTGTTCTGTGGGCTTATCAGCTGCTCTGGTAGACTTGACAAAGACTTGCTTTTTAGATGTAGTCACAGTGCTAGAAGCGAAATGTTTGCTGGTTTGGGGCCCTCCCTCCATATACTTGGTCTGTGCCCCCCAGAGCATACAGTCCTCGTCCTATGAGCCTAAGAGAGCTCTGAATTCCCTGTAAGTGCACACATTCCAAATCAAATGGTAAAGGGGGGACTTTCGACTGGGCCGAGAGTAGAAGGCCAGGCTAGAGGCAGCTTTCATGGTACTCCGCGAGGGCTGAGGGAAGGTGAGGGACTCTAGCCAAAGAGGAGAGGACTTCAAGTGATGAGGGGCCATCCCTGGATGGAGCCCTCCTCTTCCTGCAGGAACCAGGCAGAGCAAAAGACTCGACCTAGTCTTAGCCTCCCAAGGCACTGGAGGTGAGGGGAACAGCCCTCTCCTATACTACAGGAAAGAACAGAAGGGCCCCTACCCAATCTTGTCCAGGTCCCTCATCTCCCCTTGGAGTGGGAGCTGTGTGTGAAGAACTCCAGTCGGGAGGACTGGCTCTAAGAGTCTGCTTAGGATGgtgaaattaaatttgtaacTTTTACTCACCACTGGGGCTGGCTGGATGACTTCTATATTTAGAAGAGATGGTTGTAAAAGTTTGGGAGCTGACAGGAGTCACAACTGGAGACACTTGTGTGTCCCCAGGTCTGTGGGGTGTAGACGGTGGCAAAAAAGAAGCATCGTGGTCCAAGCACAGGTGAGTGTGCTGAAGGGCCTAGAATTTCCAACCATCCTCCCTCAGAAGAGGTGGGCAAGTTCACTGCCTCTCCTCCAACCATGGCTGGAATATGTGGTTAGCATGAGCCAACTGTGCTGTGTAGCACAGAGTGAGACAGTAATTGGAGCGGCAGGGGTCCCCAGGGCTTGGGGGTGCCTTCCATTACAGATAGAGCTGGCTGAGCTCTGTGGAAAGAATCACTGCAAGCCCTACAGAGCGATTAGGCAAACACTCCACACCAACCCCTTCGTCCCTCACCCCATCTTCACACCTCATGGTGCCTGGACTCTGCTACCTTCTGTGCACCCACAGAGCAGGAGCAAGCAGTGGGTACGTGGCCAAAAGATGCCCTTCCCCAAGGACCGCGGCCACTGAAGTTCCACACCCTACCCGAGCGGCAAAGAATCCTTTGCTCTCCGACCCTATCTCCTGGAAAACTTATTTAACCAGGGTGCTACTCCCAGCCCCTACTACCCCAAAAGTACTTGAGATTCTCAAACAAGTGGCCAATTCCCCAAAGGCAGGACCATCAGGCAGAATGAATGCTGGGAGGTCACCTCTTGGAGACCAGTAGCGTCTGAATGGACACAAGCcacgccaccccccaccccctgtcaGCAGCAGCCTAGGAAGCGTAATGCAGGGGGCTTGGCCACGCAGTGTGGCCTGAGCTGCCTCCCACTTCTGGGCCTCATGAAATGCCATCAGAGGCCCTTCTTAGTGCCTGGGGTGTTATTCTGGGGGGGAGAGCTGTGCCTGGCTGGCTGCCCCCTCAGCCTGTGCCCCGAAATCTGGGCTCTCTGTGCTTGCTGACTCCTCCTCAGCCTGGGCTTCGAGCAGCTCAGCGGACAGCCCATCTTCTGGTGAGGCTGCAGAGGTGAGGCTGTCGGGAAGTGTCAGCTGAGGCAGGTGGTCTGCCTGGGCGCCTGGGCTGTCTGGGAAGGAGACCTCAAACTCTGACCCAGACCAGGTGGCCTCACCTGAAACACATGGGGTGGAGCTGAGGAGGCCCACAGACCAGGGCCAGTGTGGCCTGGGCCAGTAACCCCGCTGACCCTCAACTCCCACCCCCAGCGTTGATGGGGGATGGGCGCTTTAGCGTACAAATGCCTTGATGCGGCTGCATTCCACCTGCAGGCCAGCCTCTAACCCAGCTGAGAGACTCAGGGCCGCCTTCCCCACAACCCGGGGTCCTTCCCAGAAGGCCTCCGAAGGTGCCGGCCGGCCACTCACCACCACGCTCACAAGAACCCCTGCTGGAGCAGACGTCCTCCGGCCCTGAGGCTGAGACCGCAGTGGAGGTCAGCTCTGTGGAGGAGGGCAGCCCAGACCAGGCGCTGGCGTTGCTGCTGTCCATGAGGGAGATGCCGGACACGTCCAGGAAGCCTAGGGGAAGGTGCACAGTTCTCTGCCAGAACAAAACCCTGACCACTGGAAGGCCAGCGCCCTGGGCTCACGGCGCCCTGTTCCTGGGGCATCTGGCCCGGCCAGAGACTGTAACCTCCTCAGCCCGTGGCAATGCCCCCAGCCAACCCCAGAGGTTCCCCACTGCTGGTTTCTGAGGAAAGAAAGGGGCCTGGGGTTGGGTATCATGGGAATAGCCCAGTGGCAGAGGGCCCAGACCCTGCTCTGTGCCTAgtgtgctgtgtgactttgagcaggCCCCCTCTCTCCTCTGGACGGCAGTCTTACCATCCGTATACTGATTGGATCACCTGCAGTTATCTTGGCGGATATCAGATAGGAGGGCTCAGTGGGTCTGCCGAAGTCCAGCCCAGAGCCCGGGACCTGCTCCAGCACAGGGCTTGCAGGCCCTCAGCTTCCTCTCAGCCTGCTCGGTACCTGGGTCCATGACTCGCTGCAGTGGAGGCGGAGGCTGAAGAGGAATCTCCATGGAACGGGGAAGGTCGCCAAGGTCTGGAGTGCCATGGCCAGGACTCTTGGGCCCAGGGAGCTGTTCCTCCTTGGAGGAGCCAGGTGCCTGCAGCAGGGCCTACAGGGAGccagggaaaaaaaggaacaggaGGGGCCTATTGGACAGGGTAGTCAAACCTAACCGCCAGCTCACACCCACCGGGAGCACCACTCAGCCCAAGGGAGCAAACAGCCCTGGGCATCTAACGCTTCCTCTACAGCAGATGTGAAGTCAGGCAAGAGGGGCCTGGCTGGCCTCCCGTGCAGTGCGGACATGGACTCGGGGCACCCTTCCCACTCTGCTGAGCAGCCCCAAGGGCCCACCAGACGGAGCCCCATCCATGACCCACAGGAAGAGTCCATGCCTGGAGAGCAGTCCCCAAGGGCCCCTGTGCAGACCCCAGGCACCAGCCCAATGCCCAGAGGCACTTGGGGGACCTCTCAACAGCCACGATCTGGCTGCAGACCCAGACAGACACCCAGCCCCTGGCCTAACTTTACCACAGACTCACGGAGGCACAGGACAAGGCTCTGCCCacctctgggccttagtttcccagtcatgaaatgaaaatgacaacCAGTGCCTCACACTACCCTCACCTCCAGACCCAAGTGGCAGGAGAACCGAAGTAGGTTCCGCTGTCCCAGGACGGGCCCATCTTCTCCCACTGGGTCCCACAAGCAGATGGGCCTCCCAAGGCTTCTGCAGGCAGGCCGCCAGTGAGGACAGCCCCAGTCTCCTCTTCCCAGCTGCAGGCCCTTCTGCCCACATGAAGCTCCCCTCTCACCACAGCTGGCAGGTGCTCCCCACGTACCTCCACGTAGTCACCCTGCCTGGAGCCTGTCTCCAGGCCAGAAGGGGCAGGAGAGTCCTGCGGGGTGGGTCCAGGTGGTGGGGCACCAGGCGGCGGGACACCAGGTGGCGGGACACCAGGCGGCAGGACACCAAGTGGCGGGATACCAGGTGGCGGGACACCAGGTAGTGGGACACCAGATGGCTTCTTGTGGTGGCTGGGAGGCTGGGTTGGGATCCGGTGCAGATACCCATAGCCGATACCACAGCCCAGGCTGCCGAAGACCAGAAACATTCACTCCGGGGCTTGTCCCACAGCCCTTCCTATCCCTGCCACCCCCATACACCAGCAATGAGGGGGCCTCATGGACCAACTGTCAGCCTCAGGACCCCTGGGCCCAGGgcccatccctccatccccaccatgGGACTCCAGGTCCATGCCCAATGGCCAGGGTCCCCCACGGCCCCACCAGGGCCCCACCCTGCAGCCCTGCAACCCCAGGAAATacctgccctctcctccccaggctgCATTGGGAGTGACAGTCACCTCCCGGCAGGAGTCGGACTCGGAGTTATAAATCATCAGCTTCAAGGGCTTCCCCTCATGGGATTCAATGAGTGAGAAGAAGTCCTCGGACTACGACAGACAACATGGTACCTGAGCCCTGCTCCCACCCTGGGATGGGAAGCCTCACAAGACAAGACGCTTCTCATGGACAGTACCCACTTCTCCACACCCCATCCAGGGGGCCGGGGGGAAGGCTATGTGTGGTTCCTTACCTCCTGGAGGATCTGGTCTGAGCCAACCACGTAGTCGGTGTAGGGGCGCAAGCCAGCGAGGGAGGCAGGGGAACAGGGTTCCACATCCTGAGGAAAGAATCACGAACTATCCAACTATCGGCCTTGCTTCTGGGGGGCGGCGGGTGGGAAGCTGCCTCTCCAGGAGCTGCCTCTCCACCTGTCCTCTGTCCCCAGGCCAGGACCTCAAGTCCAGactctcccagcccagcccctggttCCCCTGCCTCCCCCGGTCCACAGCCtgtccagcagagggcagcaccGTGCCACAGGCAGGAGCTCCCGCATCTGACCACCTAGGTCCAACTCCTGGCTCCACCAGCGGCTAGCTAGGGCGCTATGGACAAACACTTAACCcctcggcctcagtttccccacaatTAAAAGTGGGATATGTAGTGCTCACTCAAGAGTtgctgagaagattaaaaaaaataatatatgcacaGAATGAAAACCACACCTTGGCCCACAGTAAGTGCCCAACTGCATTGCTGTTACGGCTGCAGGCACAGAACTGAAGACCcatggggtggtgggtggggggaggttgaAGGAGAGGGTGGTGAGAAGTGGGTACGAGGATTGCCTTCTCCCTTGGAAAGCTCCACTACCCAACCCCCAATCTTCCGGGAAATATAGAGGGATTTGTATCACCACCCCCATTGCACTTATGGACAAACTGAGGCTGGCTGAAAAGGTTGAGAAGGCTCCCACGAGGAGTCAGTGAGCAATAGAGGGGGCTAGAAACCAAATCAGCCAGTGTCCAGCTCAGGGCACCCTCTGTCCATCAAGCCGTAGGACCGAGCATTCAAGAACTTGGGCCCCATCAGTGACTGCATgtcacgtgtgcatgtgtgtctgtgaacGAACACTAACAGCAACATCTGTGACAACTCAGTCACAGAGATTCATTAAGGTTCAGACCCCAGGCACCAGCCCAGTGCCCAAGGGTGCTCTCAGGGGACCTGCCAAGAAAAATCATAATATCCTAGAGCAGCGGGTCTCCGACCCTTCTGGCACCaaggaccagttttgtggaagacaatttttccacggatggcgGGGGTGTTAACGGttcaggcggtaacgcgagcgatggggagcagcagatgaagctttgctcgctctcctgctgctcacctcctgctgtgaggcctggttcctaacaggctggggaccagtaccagtccgcggccctggggttggggacccctccCCTAGAGTACACCAGAAAAAAACACTCTTAGATAAAGACTAAAGCAGCCGCAGCAGCAGCCTTCTGGCAGTACAACCAAGCTTCCAGCAGATGGCGTCCCCACCTTTCCAAAGAAGAAGCCAACGTCTAGAGAGTAAGAAAATGCCCTAAGTCACAGGGCACTATTGGGCTGAGAGGAGTTGCGCTCTCTGGGACACTGGAAAGGGGAGACCACACCCTGCCCTTGGGACCCTCTAATAGACCCACTGTCTGCTGGCCTCTCCCGGGAGGCCCCCACCACACACCCATCCCATACGCCTCGCCCACTCACCAGCACGTGCCACACATGCTCGCTGGCCCTTCGGAAGCTGCAGAAGCGCACGCTGGCGCCCAGCAGGCCCTGGCCGCCCCACATGTTGCTGGGCACCACCTCCACCTCGCGAACCTTATTGGTCTTCATGCTGAACACCTCCAGCTTCACCGGCTTCTCCACATTGGCCTTCAGTAGGGCCTTGAGCGTGTCATTCTCCTTGTTCTGCAGGGGCAGCGGGGCTGACTCCcagacccccacacacacacccggcCAGGCCCCCCAGACAAGTCTGGGTCTGAGATGGGGCAAGGGCCTTGGTGGCTGGGCTGGGCCTGCAGCCACTGTGACCCCCAGCACCCCCAAGCCCTGCTAAACCTTCCTCCTTCAGTCCCCCCGGAGAACACAACAAAGTAAGCAAAGAGCCCCCGGGGTCCAGAGCATTGCAGCACTGCCCACTCTGAGCTGCCCCTTCCAGAGCTCTCACACTTCTCAGGCCCCTCTGGGCAGACCCCGTAGACCTTGCAGCCAGTGCCAGGAGTCCACCTGCTCCAGCCCACCCCTGAGAGCCCGGGAGCTGAGCTCCAGGCAGGGCCCCCATCAGGCTCAGGAAGAAGGGGAGATGGGGCTCAGCCTCCCTTCAGCAGAAAAGGGAggcaggagcagggctggggccccTGTGGGACAGCAGGAGACACACACAAGCAAAGCAGAGGCAGAAGGGGGGCCTCACCAGCCTTGAGTGCCCGATGGTGATGATGAAGTCGAAGTAGGGCTCCAGGCCTGCCTGCTGGGCGGGGGAGTTCTCCTGCACCTGTGCTGCACAGAGGCCACGGTCACTGCGCTGACCCTGGGACTCTCCCAGAAGCCCCCAGCCGTCAATTCTAGAAACCATCACCACTCCCCGTGTCCCGGCGAGGACAGAGACACCAGCATGAACCGTTCCAGGCAGGCCACACATGGGCATGGTCAAGGTTCACTCCATCTTCTCTCACTACCTTCCTGGGCACAGGTTTTCCTCTTTTGGAAAATGACTCTTTCCTGAGTATGATCCACAGATGCTTCCAGAGATGCCTCATAGGAGAACCCAGAGCAGTAGGCCACACGGAGACAGGGTGACACAGATGGCTGCCCCAGAAGCCTGGGCTGGGGCTGCTGGAAAGCCAGAAGGGTTTACCAGAAATGTTTAGATGTGGACAGGAAGGGAGTGCCCCAGGATGGATGGAGCCAGGGCCATGCCCAGAAAGACGAAGTGCAGAAGGCAGCCTGTGGCCAGATCCCAGAGAGCCCCTGACCCTGTGGTGACAGATCCTGGCCCAGTTCCACAGGTGGGGCGATAGGAGCTGTTGAGGAGGGGTGGCTGAGGAGAGCAGACCCCAGGGTCTGGAATGAGCCTGAGCCAGGGAGCCTGGTGAGCAGCGCAGAGTCCCCTCACCATCCAACCTCCCCACACAGGACAGCTCCTCCAGCGGCCATTCCCAGCCCAAGGGGCTCCTGCCCTGCCCTCAACTCCCGAACTCCCTGCTGTCTCCAAAAACACCACAACCAGGCTTGCAGCTATGGTGGAAATCCATCTCAAAGGCCCCATTCACAGAGCTTTGCTCAAACAATGCAGCCTTTATCCCCAGGTCTGGACCGAATATGGGCCCCACACCCTCGGGCCTTTGGCTGTGAGCACTTGATGCCCTGTTGGTCAGGCACCAGCCAGGCCAGCAGCCCACAGGGCACAGGGCTCATGTGGCCTCAGGTTCCGGATGCTTCCTTGAGGGGAAGGCCCCCATGGCTTCTGCCACCCACTAGCCCCTCCAGTCTTGGAGTCCCCACACTGAAGGAGAGCTCACCGTTGAGGCTATGGATCAAGGCCAGTTCACCCCTGGAATGAGGGCTCCCTCCAGGCAGTGGAACCGACGGAGCCCCACCTTGCCACCTCCAGAAGCTGCCATGGCTTCCAGTGAGAATGAGCCCAGAAACCAACTCTAGCCCTAGTTGGCCTGGCCCAGAGAGCAGCTGCTTGGAGCCTGCCCCTCCGTCCCTtcagggggaagctgggacgaggGGTCTTTGGAGAATCAGAGGACAGTTCGCCAGGGAGAGCTGGCGGGGAGCTGCTCCTCCCTGCTCTGGGCCACTCCACCTCCCTCGGGTAAGGCCCCCACTCCAGAGGCCGGTTGCCCTCTACCCTCCTCAACACTGTGTCTGCCAACCTCCATCATTAATGAGGCTCAGAGGCTGGGGCCCCCAGTGCGCAGGCCCGGCCCTCTCCCAGCCCACCCAGCGCCTCCACCTCCCCTCTCCTGTGGCCTTGTCCTCAGTCTGGCCTTGTCAAGGTCCCTTGCTCTGGGCCTTGTCATCACCCACTATGGCTCCACAGCGGAAATCACCTGCGGTGCTGCCCACCGCACCCCCGGCCCCGCAACAAGCGTCCCCTCTGTCTGGCTCTCCCTTGGGCGTTCCCATCACCCCAGATCCCGCAGCCCCACAACGAGTGCTGCTTTCATAacactccccctgccccctgtATCTCCCATCAGGGCACCTAGAGTGATAAACAACGATGGCAGTTTACGCCTTCTGAGGCTTGGCTGGGTGCCAGAAGACTGCACCACCTGCTTCCCCTGTCATTTAACCGTCTCACTAACCCCAACTGACAGGGGAGGAAAAGCACTCAGTTATTCAGCAACAGCCTGACCCCAGGAAATCCGACCCAGAGTCTGCTCCTGTCCACTGCCGAGGACAGTGACTCCTCCACCATGCCCAGCACACCGTGGGAACGCCAATATTTAGGGAAGGCAGCACACTTGCtcttcgttttttttttaaatgtttaggagGCAGTGTCACACCTCCACTTAAAACCTCCCAATGGCTCCACAGCTCAGCATAAAATCCTAAATCCTCAGGACAAAACGCAAGGCCCCAAGCAACCTGGCCTCAACCTTTAGCACTCTCCTCACATGGGCCATGCCACCCAAGCACACCAACCCCACCTCCTTGCTTCTCCTCAAGCCCAGCAAGCAcagtcccacctcagggcctccctctgcccagaacGCTCTTCCCCCAAATATCTGTATTGTCCTTACTTCCTTCCAAGGTGTCTGTTCAAACGTGACTTGAtcagaggcctttcctgacccctGTATACAAGAGCACCCACTCATCACTCTGGATCCCctcactctgctttatttttcttgctagCAATGATCACCACCTACCATATATTTCCTGTctgtctcccttccctctctgctgGCATccaaatgtaaactccatgagaaaAGGGACAATATCTTTTCTGCTCACTGCTTTATGTTCAGTGCCTGGAACTCTACCTGCCACAGC belongs to Orcinus orca chromosome 10, mOrcOrc1.1, whole genome shotgun sequence and includes:
- the GORASP1 gene encoding Golgi reassembly-stacking protein 1 isoform X2 → MGLGASAEQPAGGAEGFHLHGVQENSPAQQAGLEPYFDFIITIGHSRLNKENDTLKALLKANVEKPVKLEVFSMKTNKVREVEVVPSNMWGGQGLLGASVRFCSFRRASEHVWHVLDVEPCSPASLAGLRPYTDYVVGSDQILQESEDFFSLIESHEGKPLKLMIYNSESDSCREVTVTPNAAWGGEGSLGCGIGYGYLHRIPTQPPSHHKKPSGVPLPGVPPPGIPPLGVLPPGVPPPGVPPPGAPPPGPTPQDSPAPSGLETGSRQGDYVEALLQAPGSSKEEQLPGPKSPGHGTPDLGDLPRSMEIPLQPPPPLQRVMDPGFLDVSGISLMDSSNASAWSGLPSSTELTSTAVSASGPEDVCSSRGSCERGGEATWSGSEFEVSFPDSPGAQADHLPQLTLPDSLTSAASPEDGLSAELLEAQAEEESASTESPDFGAQAEGAASQAQLSPPE
- the GORASP1 gene encoding Golgi reassembly-stacking protein 1 isoform X5, producing the protein MKTNKVREVEVVPSNMWGGQGLLGASVRFCSFRRASEHVWHVLDVEPCSPASLAGLRPYTDYVVGSDQILQESEDFFSLIESHEGKPLKLMIYNSESDSCREVTVTPNAAWGGEGSLGCGIGYGYLHRIPTQPPSHHKKPSGVPLPGVPPPGIPPLGVLPPGVPPPGVPPPGAPPPGPTPQDSPAPSGLETGSRQGDYVEALLQAPGSSKEEQLPGPKSPGHGTPDLGDLPRSMEIPLQPPPPLQRVMDPGFLDVSGISLMDSSNASAWSGLPSSTELTSTAVSASGPEDVCSSRGSCERGGEATWSGSEFEVSFPDSPGAQADHLPQLTLPDSLTSAASPEDGLSAELLEAQAEEESASTESPDFGAQAEGAASQAQLSPPE
- the GORASP1 gene encoding Golgi reassembly-stacking protein 1 isoform X4; the encoded protein is MGLGASAEQPAGGAEGFHLHGDVEPCSPASLAGLRPYTDYVVGSDQILQESEDFFSLIESHEGKPLKLMIYNSESDSCREVTVTPNAAWGGEGSLGCGIGYGYLHRIPTQPPSHHKKPSGVPLPGVPPPGIPPLGVLPPGVPPPGVPPPGAPPPGPTPQDSPAPSGLETGSRQGDYVEALLQAPGSSKEEQLPGPKSPGHGTPDLGDLPRSMEIPLQPPPPLQRVMDPGFLDVSGISLMDSSNASAWSGLPSSTELTSTAVSASGPEDVCSSRGSCERGGEATWSGSEFEVSFPDSPGAQADHLPQLTLPDSLTSAASPEDGLSAELLEAQAEEESASTESPDFGAQAEGAASQAQLSPPE
- the GORASP1 gene encoding Golgi reassembly-stacking protein 1 isoform X3, coding for MQPGRVFQQVQENSPAQQAGLEPYFDFIITIGHSRLNKENDTLKALLKANVEKPVKLEVFSMKTNKVREVEVVPSNMWGGQGLLGASVRFCSFRRASEHVWHVLDVEPCSPASLAGLRPYTDYVVGSDQILQESEDFFSLIESHEGKPLKLMIYNSESDSCREVTVTPNAAWGGEGSLGCGIGYGYLHRIPTQPPSHHKKPSGVPLPGVPPPGIPPLGVLPPGVPPPGVPPPGAPPPGPTPQDSPAPSGLETGSRQGDYVEALLQAPGSSKEEQLPGPKSPGHGTPDLGDLPRSMEIPLQPPPPLQRVMDPGFLDVSGISLMDSSNASAWSGLPSSTELTSTAVSASGPEDVCSSRGSCERGGEATWSGSEFEVSFPDSPGAQADHLPQLTLPDSLTSAASPEDGLSAELLEAQAEEESASTESPDFGAQAEGAASQAQLSPPE